From a region of the Lactuca sativa cultivar Salinas chromosome 4, Lsat_Salinas_v11, whole genome shotgun sequence genome:
- the LOC111899688 gene encoding uncharacterized GPI-anchored protein At4g28100, whose product MQPLKLSFPFILIVFFTCCHFHPCRSGLLSEPAQPLKPPDLSTPNTIPSFPVQTAARTCQLDLSAELFGGVNAACGHNLDRSRCCPVLAAWLFAAHARSALQVNSSTSSPASSAGMPIMPDDSQKCVNSLQSSLQKQNIHIPQPNASCDAVLCFCGIRLHQITSLTCNTAFNLTARNATPKAVVRNLEKNCRNSTYAGCTKCLGALQKLNGEGKNGTTKGDRTSKMLNRDCQLMGLTWLLAKNKTAYIPTVSAVLRAIMYTAHPPHDSMCSPDQENMPLAVDSLQFDKSESSSSSSSSSLSWPSAVFLVMTILPLLIFV is encoded by the exons ATGCAACCCCTCAAACTCTCCTTTCCATTCATTCTAATCGTCTTCTTCACGTGTTGTCACTTTCATCCATGCCGCTCTGGCCTACTCTCTGAGCCTGCTCAACCGCTAAAACCACCGGATTTGTCCACTCCAAACACCATCCCTTCGTTTCCGGTTCAGACCGCTGCACGGACTTGTCAGCTCGATCTATCCGCTGAGCTCTTCGGCGGAGTGAACGCCGCGTGTGGCCATAACCTCGACCGGAGTCGTTGCTGTCCCGTTCTCGCAGCGTGGCTCTTTGCAGCTCACGCTCGGTCGGCGCTCCAAGTGAATTCTTCCACGTCGTCTCCGGCGTCCTCCGCAGGGATGCCGATAATGCCTGATGATTCTCAGAAATGCGTCAACTCGTTGCAAAGCTCGTTGCAGAAACAGAACATTCACATTCCTCAACCAAACGCGTCGTGCGACGCCGTATTATGCTTCTGCGGCATCCGCCTCCACCAAATCACTTCCCTTACCTGTAACACCGCCTTCAATCTCACTGCTCGGAATGCGACGCCTAAGGCCGTCGTCAGAAACTTAGAAAAGAATTGCCGGAACTCCACCTACGCCGGATGCACAAAATGCCTCGGAGCTCTGCAAAAG CTAAACGGTGAGGGCAAAAATGGAACAACAAAAGGTGACCGGACGAGTAAGATGCTGAATCGAGATTGTCAGCTGATGGGACTGACATGGCTGCTAGCGAAGAACAAGACGGCGTACATACCGACGGTTTCTGCTGTATTGCGCGCCATCATGTACACTGCGCACCCACCCCATGACTCTATGTGTAGCCCCGATCAGGAGAACATGCCGTTGGCCGTTGATTCGTTGCAGTTCGATAAATCGGagtcctcttcttcctcttcgtcGTCATCATTATCTTGGCCAAGTGCTGTTTTTCTTGTAATGACGATATTGCCCCTACTGATTTTTGTGTAG